A region from the Triticum aestivum cultivar Chinese Spring chromosome 3D, IWGSC CS RefSeq v2.1, whole genome shotgun sequence genome encodes:
- the LOC123074366 gene encoding B3 domain-containing protein Os01g0234100 isoform X4, which translates to MAIDQSLKKKRGRPAGGGSPSVNNSERDKMVMEKKMALVHRRLALLDSESDKETDVVPTATMIVRPRRADSEQKRLFDVSQTHNAQDTDTAKKKRGRLVNAKSDMEQKLNMSTPGLALVESGGSNSSKSDVDDDLVPMVAAVNCQKTCTSVQGNFGSAMERAEELLVELPAEHPSFVKHMLHSHVVHGFWLGLPSDFCNKHLPKKDTAVVLEDEDGHNYDAKYLGAKQGLSAGWRGFAINHDIKVGDVVVFQLVSSAKFQVYILRANNFTTTDGALGLLCLEAGKEKIPKEESSNDVKSEAGKEKIPKESSIDVKSEAGKEKIPKEESSIDVKSEEKPKVAQSDSSNLASESITDGIKFSDTAIDFDDVKDFSSFSIIVDGLAIDCEFPDQQRETYYELCCAQKSFLHKDLLKGLNITLVVGAIMETIDIAEGIRACKARVPSRKDFVVWKKNLQALKLLGMNVDFLLKRVDGLLSLPARPRAPAEVKLERARTVAKIKEVESRISSVKDTLEEIDVEMEEMESSAKIVDEMMQLLATAPW; encoded by the exons ATGGCGATCGATCAGTCCCTCAAG AAGAAGAGAGGGAGACCAGCAGGAGGAGGTTCCCCGTCTGTCAACAATAGCGAGCGAGATAAGATGGTCATGGAGAAGAAGATGGCACTGGTGCACCGAAGGCTGGCCTTGCTCGACAGCGAGAGCGACAAGGAAACTGATGTTGTGCCAACGGCCACAATG ATTGTGCGGCCACGGAGGGCGGACAGTGAGCAAAAAAGGCTGTTTGATGTTTCTCAAACACACAATGCCCAGGATACTGACACTGCTAAA AAGAAGAGAGGGAGGCTTGTCAACGCCAAGAGTGACATGGAGCAGAAGTTGAATATGTCAACGCCGGGGCTTGCCTTGGTTGAGAGCGGCGGCAGTAACAGCAGCAAGAGTGACGTAGATGATGATCTTGTGCCGATG GTAGCTGCTGTTAATTGCCAAAAGACATGTACAAG TGTTCAGGGTAACTTTGGGTCTGCTATGGAGAGAGCTGAGGAGTTACTTGTGGAGTTACCAGCCGAACATCCTAGCTTTGTCAAGCATATGCTACATTCACATGTTGTTCATGGTTTTTGGCTG GGTCTACCGTCTGACTTCTGCAACAAGCATCTCCCAAAGAAGGACACTGCTGTTGTGCTAGAAGATGAGGATGGGCACAACTATGATGCAAAATATCTAGGTGCCAAGCAAGGACTTAGTGCTGGTTGGAGAGGTTTTGCGATTAATCATGATATCAAGGTTGGAGATGTTGTAGTCTTTCAACTTGTTAGTTCAGCAAAGTTTCAG GTCTACATATTAAGAGCGAACAACTTCACTACAACTGATGGAGCACTTGGTCTCCTGTGTCTGGAAGCTGGCAAGGAGAAGATACCGA AAGAAGAAAGTTCCAATGATGTCAAATCTGAAGCTGGCAAGGAGAAGATACCGA AAGAAAGTTCCATTGATGTCAAATCTGAAGCTGGCAAGGAGAAGATACCGA AAGAAGAAAGTTCCATTGATGTCAAATCTGAGGAGAAACCAAAGGTTGCTCAGAGCGATAGCAGCAACCTAGCCAGTGAGTCAATAACAGATGGCATCAAATTTTCAGACACAGCCATCGATTTCGACGACGTGAAAGATTTCAGCAGCTTCAGCATCATCGTAGACGGCCTGGCCATCGACTGCGAGTTTCCTGACCAACAACGCGAGACGTACTACGAGCTGTGCTGTGCCCAGAAGTCGTTCCTTCACAAGGACCTGCTCAAAGGGCTAAACATCACACTCGTGGTGGGGGCGATCATGGAGACTATCGACATCGCAGAGGGCATCAGGGCCTGCAAGGCGCGCGTTCCTTCCCGCAAGGACTTTGTGGTCTGGAAGAAGAACTTGCAGGCCTTGAAGCTCCTGGGCATGAATGTGGACTTCCTGCTCAAACGCGTCGATGGTCTCCTCAGCCTCCCTGCTCGACCCAGAGCCCCTGCTGAGGTAAAACTGGAGCGGGCACGCACCGTTGCGAAAATCAAGGAGGTCGAGTCCAGGATTTCGAGTGTGAAGGACACTCTGGAGGAGATTGACGTGGAGATGGAGGAGATGGAGTCCAGCGCGAAGATAGTGGATGAGATGATGCAGCTGTTAGCGACCGCGCCATGGTAG
- the LOC123074366 gene encoding B3 domain-containing protein Os01g0234100 isoform X5, which produces MAIDQSLKKKRGRPAGGGSPSVNNSERDKMVMEKKMALVHRRLALLDSESDKETDVVPTATMIVRPRRADSEQKRLFDVSQTHNAQDTDTAKKKRGRLVNAKSDMEQKLNMSTPGLALVESGGSNSSKSDVDDDLVPMVAAVNCQKTCTSVQGNFGSAMERAEELLVELPAEHPSFVKHMLHSHVVHGFWLGLPSDFCNKHLPKKDTAVVLEDEDGHNYDAKYLGAKQGLSAGWRGFAINHDIKVGDVVVFQLVSSAKFQVYILRANNFTTTDGALGLLCLEAGKEKIPKEESSNDVKSEAGKEKIPKSSIDVKSEAGKEKIPKEESSIDVKSEEKPKVAQSDSSNLASESITDGIKFSDTAIDFDDVKDFSSFSIIVDGLAIDCEFPDQQRETYYELCCAQKSFLHKDLLKGLNITLVVGAIMETIDIAEGIRACKARVPSRKDFVVWKKNLQALKLLGMNVDFLLKRVDGLLSLPARPRAPAEVKLERARTVAKIKEVESRISSVKDTLEEIDVEMEEMESSAKIVDEMMQLLATAPW; this is translated from the exons ATGGCGATCGATCAGTCCCTCAAG AAGAAGAGAGGGAGACCAGCAGGAGGAGGTTCCCCGTCTGTCAACAATAGCGAGCGAGATAAGATGGTCATGGAGAAGAAGATGGCACTGGTGCACCGAAGGCTGGCCTTGCTCGACAGCGAGAGCGACAAGGAAACTGATGTTGTGCCAACGGCCACAATG ATTGTGCGGCCACGGAGGGCGGACAGTGAGCAAAAAAGGCTGTTTGATGTTTCTCAAACACACAATGCCCAGGATACTGACACTGCTAAA AAGAAGAGAGGGAGGCTTGTCAACGCCAAGAGTGACATGGAGCAGAAGTTGAATATGTCAACGCCGGGGCTTGCCTTGGTTGAGAGCGGCGGCAGTAACAGCAGCAAGAGTGACGTAGATGATGATCTTGTGCCGATG GTAGCTGCTGTTAATTGCCAAAAGACATGTACAAG TGTTCAGGGTAACTTTGGGTCTGCTATGGAGAGAGCTGAGGAGTTACTTGTGGAGTTACCAGCCGAACATCCTAGCTTTGTCAAGCATATGCTACATTCACATGTTGTTCATGGTTTTTGGCTG GGTCTACCGTCTGACTTCTGCAACAAGCATCTCCCAAAGAAGGACACTGCTGTTGTGCTAGAAGATGAGGATGGGCACAACTATGATGCAAAATATCTAGGTGCCAAGCAAGGACTTAGTGCTGGTTGGAGAGGTTTTGCGATTAATCATGATATCAAGGTTGGAGATGTTGTAGTCTTTCAACTTGTTAGTTCAGCAAAGTTTCAG GTCTACATATTAAGAGCGAACAACTTCACTACAACTGATGGAGCACTTGGTCTCCTGTGTCTGGAAGCTGGCAAGGAGAAGATACCGA AAGAAGAAAGTTCCAATGATGTCAAATCTGAAGCTGGCAAGGAGAAGATACCGA AAAGTTCCATTGATGTCAAATCTGAAGCTGGCAAGGAGAAGATACCGA AAGAAGAAAGTTCCATTGATGTCAAATCTGAGGAGAAACCAAAGGTTGCTCAGAGCGATAGCAGCAACCTAGCCAGTGAGTCAATAACAGATGGCATCAAATTTTCAGACACAGCCATCGATTTCGACGACGTGAAAGATTTCAGCAGCTTCAGCATCATCGTAGACGGCCTGGCCATCGACTGCGAGTTTCCTGACCAACAACGCGAGACGTACTACGAGCTGTGCTGTGCCCAGAAGTCGTTCCTTCACAAGGACCTGCTCAAAGGGCTAAACATCACACTCGTGGTGGGGGCGATCATGGAGACTATCGACATCGCAGAGGGCATCAGGGCCTGCAAGGCGCGCGTTCCTTCCCGCAAGGACTTTGTGGTCTGGAAGAAGAACTTGCAGGCCTTGAAGCTCCTGGGCATGAATGTGGACTTCCTGCTCAAACGCGTCGATGGTCTCCTCAGCCTCCCTGCTCGACCCAGAGCCCCTGCTGAGGTAAAACTGGAGCGGGCACGCACCGTTGCGAAAATCAAGGAGGTCGAGTCCAGGATTTCGAGTGTGAAGGACACTCTGGAGGAGATTGACGTGGAGATGGAGGAGATGGAGTCCAGCGCGAAGATAGTGGATGAGATGATGCAGCTGTTAGCGACCGCGCCATGGTAG